From Streptomyces sp. Edi4, one genomic window encodes:
- a CDS encoding SpoIIE family protein phosphatase, with protein sequence MTRVPKPQPGRLVEAAGASGGASGGVRGGEEDDLRALFGQSASVFASLAGPAHMLETANAAFFAALGGGEPRRTGMPLGQMVPELAAQGVITLLDRVYRTGKPHTGHDARVVLGRGDSVREAFFDFSYEPRLDAGGNVMGVRMIGVETTQIKHAQRLTAEHRALLEQIARQAPLPEVLDGMAHVIEELAPEEVLVSVLLADPDGRHLRHGAAPSLPDFYNRAIDGIATGEGIGSCGTAAHRRQPVIVTDIATDPFWDDFRDLADRAGVAACWSTPILARDGSLLGTFAMYHRVPRAPQEADLALARVFAGTAALAIERDTAEKARLAAEAREKAARDDLAFLLDASAALTSDLDAGQTLQRLAASCVPRLAPLCAVDIVKGGRVVRVATAAPTQAQQDLLASHIPVYDADDDAVSRVLASGVSEVARRAPTGPGPWHDLGVTGYLCVPLMDRGSAFGTVTLLTTDEHTFDGHTVALAEELARRSGSAAHNARQYAHRTALARDLQAGLLLPDLPTVPGTDVATYYHPAGEGLDVGGDFYDVFPLDDGRWAFMLGDVCGRGAIAATTTALVRHTARAVAPFLHGPEDVVKAVNRALLNRPGSHGGGFVTLVYGQLSPAPDGLDIELVRAGHTLPLVLDDGRTARAVEAPGSLLGVSADPDVTPHRLRLRPHESLLLYTDGITEARAGDGEQFGEQRLADALSRAGRPSGARYVIDTVIEAVRAFTGGHDIDDDQAVLVLTATETPRSAKAPAGDCADDPAGDRGIAPAACP encoded by the coding sequence ATGACGCGTGTACCGAAGCCGCAGCCGGGCCGGCTCGTCGAGGCCGCCGGTGCGTCCGGCGGCGCGTCCGGTGGCGTCAGGGGCGGGGAGGAGGACGATCTGCGGGCGCTGTTCGGGCAGTCGGCGTCCGTGTTCGCCTCCCTGGCCGGCCCGGCGCACATGCTGGAGACGGCCAACGCCGCGTTCTTCGCCGCCCTGGGTGGCGGCGAGCCCCGCCGGACCGGGATGCCTCTGGGGCAGATGGTGCCGGAGCTTGCGGCGCAAGGAGTCATCACCCTGCTGGACCGCGTCTACCGCACCGGGAAGCCCCACACCGGACATGACGCGCGGGTCGTGCTGGGCCGAGGGGACTCGGTGCGGGAGGCGTTCTTCGACTTCTCCTACGAGCCCCGCCTGGACGCTGGCGGAAACGTCATGGGCGTACGCATGATCGGCGTGGAGACGACCCAGATCAAGCACGCCCAGCGCCTCACCGCGGAGCACCGGGCCCTCCTTGAGCAGATCGCGCGGCAGGCCCCGCTGCCGGAGGTGCTGGACGGTATGGCGCACGTCATCGAGGAGCTGGCGCCCGAGGAGGTGCTGGTCTCCGTGCTGCTTGCCGACCCCGACGGCCGACACCTGCGTCACGGCGCGGCCCCGAGCCTGCCCGACTTCTACAACCGGGCCATCGACGGCATCGCCACGGGTGAAGGCATAGGTTCGTGCGGCACCGCCGCGCACCGGCGGCAACCGGTGATCGTCACCGACATCGCCACCGATCCCTTCTGGGACGACTTCCGCGACCTGGCCGATCGAGCCGGCGTCGCCGCCTGCTGGTCCACTCCGATCCTGGCCCGCGACGGTTCGCTTCTGGGCACCTTCGCGATGTACCACCGCGTGCCCCGCGCTCCGCAGGAGGCGGATCTCGCGCTGGCGCGTGTCTTCGCGGGCACCGCCGCCCTGGCCATCGAGCGCGACACGGCGGAAAAGGCACGTCTGGCGGCCGAGGCACGTGAGAAGGCCGCGCGCGACGACCTCGCCTTCCTCCTGGATGCCAGCGCCGCCCTGACCTCCGACCTCGACGCCGGCCAGACCCTCCAGCGCCTCGCCGCCTCGTGCGTGCCGAGGCTCGCTCCGCTGTGCGCCGTCGACATCGTCAAGGGCGGACGCGTGGTCCGGGTCGCCACCGCCGCTCCCACCCAGGCGCAGCAGGACCTGCTCGCGTCCCACATCCCGGTCTACGACGCCGACGACGACGCCGTGTCCCGTGTGCTGGCCTCCGGCGTGAGCGAGGTCGCCCGCCGCGCCCCCACCGGGCCCGGGCCGTGGCACGATCTGGGCGTCACCGGCTACCTGTGCGTTCCCCTCATGGACCGGGGCAGCGCGTTCGGCACCGTGACGCTGCTGACGACGGACGAGCACACCTTTGACGGTCACACCGTCGCCCTGGCCGAAGAGCTCGCCCGTCGCTCGGGTTCGGCCGCCCACAACGCCCGTCAGTACGCCCACCGGACCGCCCTCGCCCGCGACCTCCAGGCCGGCCTGCTCCTGCCGGACCTGCCGACCGTGCCGGGAACGGATGTGGCCACCTACTACCACCCCGCCGGCGAAGGACTCGACGTCGGCGGCGACTTCTACGACGTCTTCCCCCTGGACGACGGCCGTTGGGCGTTCATGCTCGGCGACGTCTGCGGCCGGGGCGCCATCGCCGCCACCACCACCGCGCTTGTCCGCCACACCGCGCGCGCCGTCGCCCCCTTCCTGCACGGACCCGAGGACGTCGTCAAGGCCGTCAACCGGGCCTTGCTCAACCGCCCCGGCAGTCACGGCGGCGGCTTCGTCACCCTCGTCTACGGTCAGCTCTCGCCCGCTCCTGACGGCCTCGACATCGAACTCGTCCGCGCCGGCCACACCCTGCCCCTGGTTCTCGACGACGGCCGCACCGCGCGGGCCGTCGAGGCGCCCGGTTCACTGCTGGGTGTCTCGGCCGACCCGGACGTGACACCCCACCGGCTGCGGCTGCGCCCCCACGAGAGCCTGCTTCTCTACACCGACGGCATCACCGAGGCGCGCGCCGGCGACGGAGAGCAGTTCGGCGAACAGCGTCTCGCCGATGCCCTGTCCCGCGCGGGGCGTCCGTCCGGCGCCCGGTACGTCATCGACACCGTGATCGAAGCCGTTCGGGCCTTCACCGGAGGCCACGACATCGACGACGACCAAGCCGTCCTCGTTCTGACGGCCACGGAAACGCCTCGATCCGCGAAAGCGCCTGCCGGCGATTGCGCCGACGACCCTGCCGGGGACAGGGGCATCGCACCCGCAGCGTGCCCGTGA
- a CDS encoding SDR family NAD(P)-dependent oxidoreductase, with product MTHAEAFRLARSPIAVTGVAGMFPQAADIREFWRNVMTGRDCITEVPEKSWRLADHYDSDMFAEDKTYARRGGFLPPTVFDPAEFSMPPSTLDSIGLVQLLSLQVARDVLADAGCADADWYDPSRTGVILGVCGQNTTMSPLGSRLHGPAVREAALSCGLSARDADEIERRFKAASPGWTEDSFPGTLANVVAGRIANRFGFGATNCTVDAACASSLAALRMAVSELVEHRADLMITGGCDADNSVTTFMCFSKTPALSPRGTVRPFDSSADGTLIGEGIGMLALKRLSDAERDGDRIYAVLRGLGSSSDGRTPSIYGPSGEGQLAALRRAYEDAELPVGSVQLIEAHGTGTAVGDAVELGALSAFLAPAGAAHRAAVGSVKSQIGHTKAAAGAAGLIKTALALHHKVLPPTINVDTVSDAADRDALYVNQQARPWVREPHRPTRRGGVSAFGFGGVNFHALLEEYPAAGDGAPVWHTTPTAHLWHAPDVDGLLAKLRAGAAPGGGGPVPAGHVRLGVVAASRSERTSLVARAIDRLEGDPAAESWELPGQVVYRRSALPSGAKVAALFAGQGSQYVGMGRHALLAIPPVRAYFDRANALWTPGELGLETLADVVFPVLGQEDPGVAAARLRRTSCAQAAIGALAMGQYRYLSELGLTPHGLLGHSCGELIALWAAGSLTDDGCLTLTRQRGQAMEPTADADDRDSGAMLALRASRAEWDELTCAHRELTLCNLNAPDELVVGGPTSAIESLADDCRGRGLVTHRLPVAGAFHTPLVKHAADTFARAVAAVGVPAPATPVFAGAPDASYGDDAGANVRTLSEQMLRPVDFAGRVREMYADGFRVFVEFGPGQVLSRLVTRIVDDASVQVVATDGGVGTDSAAALAYAALRLAVLGLGIEDINRHQAPVPAPRAAASPVARLLEGPSFAVEARRPQYESALAQTYQCASATPMDAAPPVPETVAAPPPHVAPGPLVDAAASQLALHTQYLDGQLHTARTLTELVAGAAGEEPDTTLLAQVEAVKEHSLALSRAHIHAQDVMLELVRLGRDGAAPRGHGEAHPDARVTHHDEAGVGASKAVAAGPGPVVPLPRQSSPGSAGLSSGARQLGASAAEFGVGPDGPVSSAGGHDEAAWPGGHGEAPSAGGHGGETAWDGGSGAERASTGGHNGDSAPGGGHGGEAVGPDALPDPSSWAVDAAQAERILRELVAEKTGYTVEMVAPDLDIQADLGIDSLKQVEIASEAWRRYPFLPREEIYRFAQARTVRELAVMLAEIAAGAAATADQDETAAEPVPLGRGHLTLCHLPAADTLAEAYGPRPTALILDDGSALADAVSDALAGQGWDVRRLALPGITVKGHVALGDWHEETLRVRLLDLLASAERLDLCVLAAGHDAQSTGTAAALARLRHAVLVAKHVTPALKDTTGSGYRAGFTAVAQLDGALGLAGSGGDPSAALLGGLGGLVKAVGVEEPDLFCRFVDFAPACDPAAAAACFVTETTDAVRVAEVAWDGTRRAALAVTPVAPDAPAPAADTAPGAADLLVVTGGARGITAWCCAALAAARSCGFVLLGRTPLRDLPAWAVGHDDPAALVTACREHAVAQGKDVDSAAVRAELDAEVRLVQQQSEIRTTLAALRAQGAEASYVAADVADPVAVAAALAPYAPRVTGVIHGAGVLADKPLALKTPQDIGHVVDTKVTGLLNVLAALPGENLRHLVLFTSVSGIFGNGRQTDYAMANEALNRFACAWQMAHPACRVRAMAWGPWQGGMASAEAQALFTELGVGLLTREQGCAHFTDELAAGPGVGTVSVLGPLRSVFTARALPAAGLTVLRGLDGLAEEAVLMDHSIDGLPVLPMTAAVGWGVNVTERLRSGRRVNEVRDFRVRKGLVLDGSQPPRARIVVRPEADGAGDLRLSFHDDGVDTPLPRYEGMFRTASGDAAPPRLSLPSAPAAEGDPHPAYRDGFLFHGPLLQGLGAVLAEDDKYLMVVARMPDPQVARGAYAGALYSPALADLLLQAAALLGRRLCGHRCLPVAVERVQLFAPLPDDEPFVIVVELLEQEPLELVCTVTACDRRGEVLQRWEAVKGIVAAPELGSRAAWPAPRPATA from the coding sequence ATGACGCACGCAGAAGCATTTCGGTTGGCGCGCAGCCCCATCGCAGTGACGGGCGTAGCCGGGATGTTTCCGCAAGCGGCGGACATCAGAGAATTCTGGCGGAATGTGATGACGGGACGTGACTGCATCACCGAGGTACCGGAGAAGAGCTGGCGGCTCGCCGATCATTACGACTCCGACATGTTCGCCGAGGACAAAACATATGCCCGGCGCGGCGGATTCCTGCCGCCGACGGTATTCGACCCCGCGGAATTCTCGATGCCGCCGTCGACCCTCGATTCCATCGGTCTGGTCCAGCTGCTCAGCCTCCAGGTCGCCCGGGACGTACTGGCGGACGCCGGCTGCGCCGACGCGGATTGGTACGACCCTTCACGTACCGGTGTGATCCTCGGCGTGTGCGGCCAGAACACGACCATGTCGCCACTCGGGTCACGGCTCCACGGTCCCGCGGTGCGGGAGGCCGCGCTCAGCTGCGGGCTTTCGGCGCGGGACGCCGACGAGATCGAGCGCAGGTTCAAGGCCGCGTCCCCGGGATGGACCGAGGACAGTTTCCCCGGCACGCTCGCCAACGTGGTCGCCGGCCGCATCGCCAACCGCTTCGGGTTCGGCGCGACGAACTGCACGGTCGACGCGGCGTGCGCCAGCTCGCTGGCAGCGCTGCGCATGGCGGTCAGCGAACTGGTCGAGCACCGGGCCGACCTGATGATCACGGGCGGCTGCGACGCGGACAATTCCGTCACCACCTTCATGTGCTTCAGCAAGACGCCCGCCCTCTCGCCCCGGGGCACCGTCCGGCCCTTCGACAGCTCGGCCGACGGAACGCTGATCGGCGAGGGCATCGGCATGCTCGCGCTCAAGCGGCTGTCCGACGCCGAGCGGGACGGAGACCGGATCTACGCCGTGCTGCGCGGCCTCGGCAGCTCGAGCGACGGGCGGACACCGAGCATCTACGGGCCGAGCGGTGAGGGGCAGCTGGCCGCTCTGCGACGGGCCTACGAGGACGCCGAACTGCCGGTCGGCTCCGTCCAGCTCATCGAGGCGCACGGGACCGGCACCGCGGTGGGTGACGCCGTGGAACTCGGCGCCCTGAGCGCGTTCCTGGCGCCTGCCGGGGCCGCCCACCGGGCCGCGGTGGGCAGCGTGAAGTCCCAGATCGGTCATACGAAGGCGGCGGCCGGAGCGGCCGGCCTCATCAAGACCGCGCTCGCCCTGCACCACAAGGTGCTCCCCCCGACCATCAACGTCGACACGGTGAGCGACGCGGCCGACCGCGACGCGCTCTACGTCAATCAGCAGGCTCGGCCCTGGGTCCGTGAGCCCCACCGCCCGACGCGGCGCGGCGGGGTCTCCGCCTTCGGTTTCGGCGGCGTCAACTTCCATGCGCTTCTGGAGGAGTACCCCGCCGCGGGGGACGGCGCGCCGGTGTGGCACACCACGCCGACGGCTCACCTGTGGCACGCGCCGGACGTGGACGGTCTGCTGGCGAAGCTGCGCGCGGGCGCGGCGCCGGGCGGGGGCGGCCCGGTCCCCGCCGGGCACGTCCGTCTGGGAGTCGTGGCCGCGTCGCGCTCCGAGCGGACGTCGTTGGTGGCACGGGCGATCGACCGGCTGGAGGGCGATCCAGCGGCCGAGAGCTGGGAGCTGCCCGGCCAGGTGGTCTACCGGCGGAGCGCGCTGCCGTCCGGGGCCAAGGTAGCGGCCCTTTTCGCTGGGCAGGGGAGCCAGTACGTCGGCATGGGCCGGCACGCCCTGCTCGCCATCCCGCCGGTGCGGGCGTACTTCGACCGCGCCAACGCCCTTTGGACCCCGGGTGAGTTGGGTCTCGAAACATTGGCCGACGTGGTTTTCCCCGTCTTGGGACAGGAGGACCCCGGGGTCGCCGCGGCCAGGCTGCGGCGCACCTCCTGCGCGCAGGCCGCCATCGGAGCGCTGGCCATGGGGCAGTACCGCTACCTGTCCGAACTGGGCCTCACCCCGCACGGGTTGCTGGGTCACAGCTGCGGCGAACTGATCGCGCTGTGGGCCGCCGGAAGTCTCACCGACGACGGCTGCCTGACCCTGACACGCCAACGCGGGCAGGCCATGGAGCCGACGGCCGACGCGGATGACCGCGACAGCGGAGCCATGCTCGCCCTCCGGGCCTCGCGAGCCGAGTGGGACGAACTCACCTGCGCGCACCGCGAGTTGACGCTGTGCAACCTCAACGCGCCGGATGAGCTGGTCGTGGGCGGCCCCACTTCTGCCATCGAGAGCCTGGCCGACGACTGCCGGGGCCGAGGCCTGGTGACGCATCGGCTGCCCGTCGCGGGGGCGTTCCACACCCCGCTGGTCAAACACGCCGCCGACACCTTCGCGCGGGCCGTCGCCGCGGTGGGTGTGCCGGCTCCGGCCACGCCGGTGTTCGCCGGGGCGCCGGACGCTTCGTACGGCGACGACGCGGGGGCCAACGTGCGCACGCTGAGCGAACAGATGCTGCGGCCCGTGGACTTCGCGGGCCGGGTGCGGGAGATGTACGCCGACGGATTCCGCGTCTTCGTCGAGTTCGGGCCGGGACAGGTGCTGAGCCGGCTCGTCACGCGCATCGTGGACGACGCCTCGGTCCAGGTGGTCGCCACGGATGGCGGGGTCGGCACCGACAGTGCGGCGGCCCTGGCCTACGCGGCCCTGCGCCTCGCGGTGCTCGGCCTGGGGATCGAGGACATCAACCGCCACCAGGCGCCCGTTCCCGCGCCACGCGCCGCGGCCTCACCCGTGGCGCGGCTTCTGGAAGGGCCGTCCTTCGCGGTGGAGGCGCGCCGGCCGCAGTACGAGAGCGCCCTCGCGCAGACGTACCAGTGCGCGTCCGCCACCCCCATGGATGCGGCGCCCCCGGTCCCGGAGACTGTCGCCGCGCCACCCCCCCACGTAGCGCCCGGCCCGTTGGTGGACGCCGCAGCCAGTCAACTCGCCCTGCACACCCAGTACTTGGACGGACAGTTGCACACGGCTCGTACGCTCACCGAGCTCGTGGCAGGGGCAGCAGGCGAGGAGCCGGACACGACGCTGCTCGCCCAGGTGGAGGCGGTCAAGGAGCACAGCCTCGCGTTGAGCCGGGCCCACATCCACGCCCAGGACGTGATGCTCGAACTCGTACGGCTGGGACGGGACGGGGCCGCTCCCCGGGGGCACGGAGAGGCGCATCCAGATGCCCGCGTGACGCACCACGACGAAGCCGGCGTCGGGGCTTCGAAGGCTGTCGCGGCCGGGCCGGGACCAGTGGTGCCCCTCCCCCGCCAGTCGTCACCAGGATCGGCGGGGCTGTCATCGGGGGCCCGCCAACTCGGTGCGTCCGCAGCGGAGTTCGGTGTCGGTCCGGACGGCCCGGTGTCATCGGCCGGGGGCCACGACGAGGCGGCCTGGCCCGGGGGCCACGGCGAGGCGCCCTCGGCCGGTGGCCACGGCGGTGAGACGGCCTGGGACGGCGGTAGCGGCGCCGAGAGGGCCTCGACCGGTGGCCACAACGGCGACTCGGCCCCGGGCGGCGGTCACGGCGGCGAGGCCGTCGGTCCGGACGCCCTGCCGGACCCGTCCTCCTGGGCCGTGGACGCGGCACAGGCCGAGCGGATTCTGCGCGAGCTCGTCGCCGAGAAGACCGGGTACACCGTCGAGATGGTCGCGCCCGACCTGGACATCCAGGCCGACTTGGGCATCGACTCCCTCAAGCAGGTCGAAATCGCATCGGAGGCATGGCGACGTTATCCGTTCCTGCCGCGTGAGGAGATCTACCGGTTCGCCCAGGCGCGTACGGTCCGCGAACTCGCCGTCATGCTGGCCGAGATCGCCGCCGGGGCCGCGGCCACAGCGGACCAGGACGAGACCGCGGCCGAGCCCGTACCGCTGGGACGCGGACACCTGACGCTGTGTCACTTGCCGGCGGCCGACACGCTGGCCGAAGCGTACGGCCCCCGGCCCACCGCCCTGATCCTTGACGACGGCAGCGCGCTGGCCGATGCGGTGTCCGACGCCCTCGCGGGGCAGGGGTGGGACGTTCGGCGGTTGGCGTTGCCCGGAATCACGGTGAAGGGCCACGTCGCTCTGGGCGACTGGCATGAGGAGACTCTGCGCGTGCGCCTCCTCGACCTGTTGGCCTCGGCGGAACGGCTGGACCTGTGCGTGCTGGCCGCCGGGCATGACGCGCAGAGCACGGGCACGGCGGCCGCGTTGGCCCGGTTGCGGCACGCGGTACTGGTCGCCAAACACGTCACGCCGGCTCTCAAGGACACCACCGGGTCCGGATATCGGGCCGGATTCACGGCCGTGGCCCAACTGGACGGCGCTCTCGGCCTCGCCGGGAGCGGCGGTGACCCGTCCGCCGCTCTGCTCGGCGGTCTGGGTGGACTCGTCAAGGCCGTCGGGGTCGAGGAGCCCGACCTGTTCTGCCGTTTCGTGGACTTCGCCCCGGCGTGCGATCCGGCCGCGGCCGCCGCGTGCTTCGTGACGGAGACGACCGACGCCGTCCGGGTGGCGGAGGTCGCCTGGGACGGGACGCGGCGCGCGGCCCTGGCCGTCACGCCCGTGGCTCCCGACGCACCCGCGCCGGCCGCCGACACCGCCCCGGGAGCCGCCGACCTCCTGGTGGTGACCGGCGGCGCGCGCGGCATCACCGCGTGGTGCTGCGCCGCCCTCGCGGCCGCGCGGTCCTGCGGCTTCGTGCTCCTTGGCCGCACCCCGCTGCGGGACCTGCCCGCCTGGGCCGTCGGCCACGACGATCCGGCCGCACTCGTCACAGCCTGTCGGGAGCACGCGGTGGCCCAGGGCAAGGACGTCGACTCCGCCGCCGTACGCGCCGAGCTGGACGCCGAGGTACGCCTCGTCCAACAACAGTCCGAGATCCGCACCACGCTGGCCGCCCTGCGCGCCCAGGGAGCCGAAGCCTCCTATGTGGCGGCCGATGTGGCGGACCCGGTCGCGGTCGCGGCGGCTCTGGCCCCCTACGCGCCTCGGGTGACCGGGGTGATCCACGGCGCGGGCGTACTCGCCGACAAGCCCCTCGCGCTGAAGACGCCGCAGGACATCGGACACGTGGTGGACACCAAGGTGACCGGTCTGTTGAACGTGCTGGCCGCGCTGCCGGGCGAGAACCTGCGCCACCTGGTGCTCTTCACTTCCGTATCCGGCATCTTTGGCAACGGCCGCCAGACGGATTACGCGATGGCGAACGAGGCCTTGAACCGGTTCGCCTGCGCCTGGCAGATGGCACATCCCGCCTGCCGGGTGCGCGCCATGGCCTGGGGCCCCTGGCAGGGAGGCATGGCATCCGCCGAGGCCCAGGCGCTGTTCACCGAGCTGGGGGTCGGGCTGCTCACGCGCGAGCAGGGATGCGCCCACTTCACCGACGAGCTCGCGGCGGGCCCCGGCGTCGGCACGGTGAGCGTCCTTGGCCCCCTGCGCTCGGTGTTCACGGCACGCGCGCTGCCCGCGGCGGGTCTGACGGTGCTGCGCGGCCTGGACGGCCTGGCCGAGGAGGCGGTCCTGATGGACCACAGTATCGACGGCCTTCCCGTGCTGCCGATGACGGCGGCCGTCGGGTGGGGGGTCAACGTGACCGAGCGGCTGCGGTCCGGCCGCCGTGTGAACGAGGTGCGGGACTTCCGGGTGCGCAAGGGCCTGGTACTGGACGGCTCGCAGCCGCCGCGCGCGCGGATCGTCGTGCGGCCCGAGGCCGACGGCGCGGGCGACCTGCGGCTGTCCTTCCACGACGACGGCGTGGACACACCGCTGCCGCGCTACGAAGGCATGTTCCGCACGGCGTCGGGGGACGCGGCTCCGCCCCGTCTGTCGCTGCCGTCCGCCCCGGCTGCCGAAGGGGACCCGCACCCGGCCTACCGGGACGGCTTCCTCTTCCACGGCCCCCTGCTCCAGGGACTCGGCGCGGTCTTGGCGGAGGACGACAAGTATCTGATGGTCGTGGCCAGGATGCCCGACCCCCAGGTGGCCCGGGGCGCGTACGCGGGCGCGCTGTACAGCCCGGCGCTGGCCGATCTGCTGTTGCAGGCGGCGGCGCTGCTCGGGCGCAGGCTCTGCGGCCACCGGTGCCTGCCGGTGGCGGTGGAGCGCGTCCAGCTCTTCGCGCCGCTGCCGGACGACGAACCGTTCGTGATCGTCGTCGAACTGCTGGAGCAGGAGCCCCTGGAGCTCGTCTGCACCGTCACCGCGTGCGACCGGCGCGGTGAGGTGCTGCAACGCTGGGAGGCCGTCAAGGGCATCGTGGCCGCGCCGGAGCTGGGCAGCCGGGCGGCGTGGCCCGCGCCGCGCCCGGCCACCGCGTGA
- a CDS encoding 3-hydroxyacyl-ACP dehydratase: MDDLSFDASCPVIPWWPGPAVGQTARRPPGLPASAPPGLPGPAPCSTRAAALAEELAATVRTAHHAALRAHQALQEALLAPGLRAPLAVSPTEPVAIAPQQPSVLRATLTWCPASPMVPVDDLRVTEVASDDEEAWEVRHEGLAVARVTGRREAPAPTETPWPVRQLTLYPRQFRPLAQSVRDRLGRPELDRLAAGDLAGVLGASCAPAEPSRTLSATGFALLDEVVVTGSGTGRHGQGRVTATTPGGRAKTPDWAALLTAAWQALHVHALHQGLHLCLPGPSVTPWTEECVHIEVWDGARLSGPLQMAADIVSIGLVPRPHVVADVSFGDGRTTAARLRGVGCVLREPPGRDLGPGNSGGGTRRTPDGRQVFAHELHMAHSSEGDLSIAHGAARHRSACLIRPRLPRGDLLMLDRMIDAPAAPGAHLSDTSYVTEYDVPHAPWYVDQNAGGVPHLALLETSLQAAAFVGACLGAYGEYPDQNLTVRNLEGSSRLVRAVDLRGRTVRQATTVLSHTPLPGALLQRYRYELAVGGETFYTGEAVHGFFTEPVLAQQQGLDGGRLVAPWLRRQSPPPLARPPRPTGEHPAPSGRLAFLEGADISFVADGGRYSLGYLLCDKPIDPDDWYFGQHFLHDPVMPGSCGVELLFQMARVCVRSAGISTDATPEPRPALGAELRWTYRGQIQPHHRALQAEVHLREVIRTDAGTTVLAEGSVWRDGLRIYAVDDIALQVAGGTTGRRAS, translated from the coding sequence ATGGACGACCTGAGCTTCGACGCATCCTGTCCCGTCATCCCGTGGTGGCCCGGTCCGGCCGTCGGGCAGACGGCGCGGAGACCGCCCGGCCTGCCCGCCTCCGCGCCGCCGGGCCTTCCCGGCCCCGCCCCGTGCTCGACACGTGCCGCCGCGCTCGCGGAAGAACTGGCGGCCACCGTGCGTACGGCGCACCACGCCGCGCTGCGGGCCCACCAAGCTCTCCAGGAGGCGCTGCTGGCACCGGGACTCCGGGCACCCCTGGCTGTGTCCCCGACGGAGCCTGTCGCCATCGCGCCGCAGCAACCATCCGTGCTGCGCGCCACGTTGACGTGGTGCCCGGCATCCCCGATGGTCCCCGTCGACGACCTGCGCGTGACCGAGGTCGCGTCGGACGACGAAGAGGCCTGGGAGGTCCGGCACGAAGGGCTGGCCGTCGCGCGGGTGACCGGCCGCCGCGAGGCACCCGCGCCCACCGAGACGCCGTGGCCCGTACGCCAACTCACGTTGTACCCACGGCAGTTCAGGCCCCTCGCTCAGTCGGTACGCGACCGTCTGGGCCGGCCCGAGCTGGACCGGCTCGCCGCGGGGGACCTGGCCGGCGTCCTCGGCGCGTCCTGCGCGCCCGCCGAACCATCCAGGACCCTGAGCGCGACCGGGTTCGCGCTTTTGGACGAAGTCGTCGTGACCGGTTCCGGCACCGGCCGCCACGGCCAGGGGCGGGTCACCGCCACGACGCCCGGCGGCCGGGCCAAGACACCCGACTGGGCGGCACTGCTGACCGCCGCATGGCAGGCCCTGCACGTCCACGCGCTCCATCAGGGCCTGCACCTGTGTCTGCCCGGCCCGTCCGTGACGCCCTGGACCGAGGAGTGCGTCCACATCGAGGTATGGGACGGCGCCCGCCTGTCCGGCCCGCTCCAGATGGCGGCCGACATCGTCTCGATCGGCCTGGTCCCGCGCCCGCATGTGGTGGCCGACGTGTCCTTCGGCGACGGCCGCACCACCGCTGCCCGCCTGCGTGGGGTGGGCTGCGTGCTGCGCGAACCCCCCGGGCGCGACCTCGGCCCGGGTAACAGCGGCGGCGGCACACGCCGCACGCCGGACGGCCGACAGGTGTTCGCCCACGAACTGCACATGGCCCACTCCTCCGAGGGGGACCTGAGCATCGCACACGGCGCGGCCCGCCACCGTTCGGCCTGCCTGATCCGCCCCCGGCTCCCGCGCGGTGACCTCCTGATGCTCGACCGCATGATCGACGCCCCGGCCGCGCCGGGCGCCCACCTCTCGGACACGTCGTACGTCACGGAGTACGACGTGCCGCACGCGCCCTGGTACGTCGACCAAAACGCGGGCGGCGTCCCGCACTTGGCGCTCCTGGAGACGTCACTCCAGGCGGCCGCGTTCGTCGGGGCATGTCTCGGCGCCTATGGTGAGTATCCGGATCAGAACCTGACCGTACGCAACCTCGAAGGCTCCTCGCGGCTGGTGCGCGCCGTGGACCTGCGGGGCCGTACCGTGCGCCAGGCCACCACCGTGCTCTCCCATACGCCGTTGCCGGGCGCGCTGCTGCAACGCTACCGATACGAACTGGCCGTGGGCGGTGAGACGTTCTATACGGGAGAGGCCGTCCACGGCTTCTTCACCGAGCCGGTCCTCGCCCAGCAGCAGGGTCTGGACGGGGGACGCCTCGTGGCCCCTTGGCTGCGGCGCCAGTCACCGCCGCCCCTCGCCCGGCCGCCGCGACCCACCGGCGAACACCCCGCACCCTCGGGGCGGCTCGCCTTTCTGGAGGGCGCCGACATCTCCTTCGTGGCAGACGGTGGACGCTACTCCCTCGGTTATTTGCTGTGCGACAAGCCCATCGACCCCGACGACTGGTACTTCGGCCAGCACTTCCTGCACGACCCGGTCATGCCCGGTTCCTGCGGCGTCGAGCTGCTTTTCCAGATGGCGCGGGTGTGCGTGCGTTCCGCCGGGATCAGCACCGACGCGACGCCCGAGCCGCGACCGGCGCTCGGCGCCGAGCTGCGCTGGACGTATCGCGGCCAGATCCAGCCACACCACCGAGCGCTCCAGGCCGAGGTGCATCTGCGCGAGGTCATCCGCACGGATGCCGGCACGACGGTGCTGGCCGAGGGCAGCGTGTGGCGGGACGGCCTGCGCATCTATGCCGTGGACGACATCGCTCTCCAGGTCGCGGGCGGCACGACGGGACGGAGGGCGTCATGA